In Populus nigra chromosome 10, ddPopNigr1.1, whole genome shotgun sequence, the following proteins share a genomic window:
- the LOC133704683 gene encoding caffeoyl-CoA O-methyltransferase gives MAFVLPAKGILQSEALKQYVYETSAYPGEHEQLKELREATTKKYGSLSEMSVPVDEGRFLSMLLKVMNAKRTLEVGVFTGYSLLSTALALPEDGQVTAIDKDREAYEIGLPFIQKAGVEEKINFIQSEATPILNEMLSNDKQPEFDFAFVDADKSSYKHYHEQLLKLVKIGGIIAYDNTLWYGLVAKEVDDEAPELLRMVRTVIMEFNKLLSSDPRVEISQISIGDGVTLCRRLC, from the exons ATGGCTTTCGTTTTACCTGCTAAAGGAATCCTCCAAAGCGAGGCTCTGAAACAg TATGTATACGAAACTAGTGCATATCCTGGGGAGCATGAACAGCTCAAGGAGCTGCGAGAAGCAACGACTAAGAAATATGGCAGCTT AAGTGAGATGTCTGTGCCAGTTGATGAAGGGCGTTTCCTGTCGATGCTTTTGAAAGTAATGAATGCCAAGAGAACACTGGAGGTTGGTGTTTTTACAGGCTACTCTCTCCTTTCCACAGCACTCGCCTTGCCCGAGGATGGCCAG GTAACAGCAATAGACAAAGATCGAGAAGCTTATGAAATTGGATTGCCATTCATTCAAAAGGCTGGCGtggaggaaaaaataaattttatccaaTCAGAAGCGACCCCAATTCTAAACGAAATGCTCAGCAAT GACAAGCAGCCAGAATTCGACTTTGCGTTCGTGGATGCCGACAAGTCAAGCTACAAGCACTATCACGAGCAATTATTGAAATTAGTTAAGATTGGAGGGATTATTGCTTATGATAATACGTTATGGTATGGCTTAGTTGCAAAAGAAGTAGATGATGAGGCGCCAGAGCTTTTGAGGATGGTCAGGACAGTCATAATGGAGTTCAATAAACTTCTGAGCTCTGATCCCCGCGTGGAGATTTCACAAATTTCCATCGGTGATGGCGTTACACTATGCAGGCGCCTTTGCTAA